The following proteins come from a genomic window of Leptospira andrefontaineae:
- the argC gene encoding N-acetyl-gamma-glutamyl-phosphate reductase, with the protein MSEISIIGAGGFTGKELLGLLARHPKYKAVHVTSDKLAGKSLSEVFPDLISPKDLVFKKHEDEVPKGSLVVLAVPNDASLELAPKFLEKGHKVIDLSGVYRLHNQEKFETNYKLKHTSFHLTAKAVFGIPEIFRDQLKGADFVSNPGCFSTSVILALYLLGNLRKEIKPRIVADCKSGISGAGGRVEDGGFSFNGVHENFRAYKILSHQHEPEIQEYCFVGSGLSEPEILFVPHLLPVYRGILSTIYLEANSENLPFLETLTANSKSEPFIRIRKTPEEIDLAKVQHTNFLDISLRQRGKNITIVSALDNLMKGAASQALQNINLMLDEPETLGLLS; encoded by the coding sequence ATGTCAGAGATCAGCATCATCGGAGCAGGCGGATTCACAGGAAAAGAGTTATTAGGATTACTCGCTCGCCATCCAAAATACAAAGCTGTGCATGTTACTAGCGATAAACTTGCAGGCAAATCTCTTTCAGAAGTTTTTCCTGATCTTATCTCACCTAAGGATCTTGTTTTTAAAAAACATGAAGACGAGGTCCCGAAAGGTTCACTCGTAGTTCTTGCAGTTCCGAATGATGCTTCTTTGGAATTAGCTCCTAAGTTCTTGGAGAAAGGTCATAAGGTAATAGATCTTTCCGGCGTATATCGTCTTCATAACCAAGAAAAATTCGAAACAAATTATAAATTAAAGCATACTAGCTTCCATTTAACTGCAAAAGCGGTATTCGGTATTCCGGAAATTTTCAGAGACCAATTGAAAGGTGCCGACTTTGTTTCGAATCCAGGTTGTTTCTCCACTTCAGTGATCCTAGCTTTGTATCTTTTAGGAAATCTCAGAAAAGAGATCAAACCAAGGATCGTAGCAGATTGTAAATCAGGGATTAGTGGAGCTGGGGGAAGAGTAGAAGACGGAGGATTTTCCTTCAATGGTGTACATGAAAACTTTAGAGCATATAAAATTTTAAGCCACCAACATGAACCTGAGATCCAAGAATATTGTTTTGTCGGATCGGGACTTTCTGAGCCTGAAATTTTATTTGTGCCTCATTTACTTCCTGTGTATAGAGGGATCTTATCCACGATCTATTTGGAAGCGAATTCCGAAAATCTACCTTTCTTAGAGACTCTGACTGCAAATTCTAAATCAGAACCATTTATCCGGATCAGAAAAACTCCGGAAGAGATTGATCTAGCCAAAGTGCAACATACTAACTTCTTAGATATAAGCCTAAGGCAAAGAGGAAAGAATATCACAATTGTTTCCGCTCTGGACAACCTAATGAAAGGAGCTGCTAGCCAGGCTTTACAAAATATAAATTTAATGTTGGACGAGCCGGAAACTCTGGGCCTACTTTCCTAA
- the recA gene encoding recombinase RecA has protein sequence MKKQKEEALDDSKRQAIDQAMTQIEKQFGKGSIMRLGSASASVVAPVIPTGSLDLDIALGIGGYPLGRIVEIYGPESSGKTTLTLSAIAECQKRGGVAAFIDAEHALDPAYAKKLGVNLEELLVSQPDNGEEALEICESLVRSNAIDIVVLDSVAALVPKAEIEGDMGDSHMGLQARLMSQALRKLTGTISKSKTVVVFINQIRMKIGVMFGSPETTTGGNALKFYSTIRLDIRKIETLKEKEEATGNRVRVKVVKNKMAPPFRQAEFDIIFNTGISRESSLVDLGVKHDIISKSGAWYSYNTEKIGQGKEAAKEYLKSNPEIAFQVENMVRDLNGLPPLAPDGKLPPAPPSEEAQKAAG, from the coding sequence ATGAAGAAGCAAAAAGAAGAAGCGTTGGACGATTCCAAACGTCAGGCAATTGATCAGGCAATGACCCAGATCGAAAAACAATTCGGTAAGGGTTCTATTATGCGTTTGGGATCTGCATCTGCAAGCGTAGTTGCCCCTGTTATTCCTACTGGATCCTTGGATCTGGATATCGCATTAGGAATTGGCGGTTATCCATTAGGAAGGATCGTTGAGATCTATGGTCCGGAATCTTCCGGTAAAACCACTCTTACACTTTCGGCAATTGCAGAATGCCAAAAGAGAGGCGGAGTTGCAGCGTTTATCGATGCGGAACATGCCTTGGATCCTGCCTATGCTAAAAAGTTGGGAGTCAACTTAGAGGAATTATTAGTTTCTCAACCTGACAACGGGGAAGAAGCATTAGAAATTTGTGAATCTCTAGTTCGAAGTAATGCAATTGATATCGTGGTCTTAGACTCGGTTGCTGCATTAGTTCCTAAGGCAGAGATCGAAGGCGATATGGGAGATTCTCATATGGGTCTGCAAGCAAGACTTATGTCCCAAGCACTTCGTAAACTAACTGGAACTATATCTAAGTCAAAAACTGTTGTAGTGTTCATTAACCAGATCCGTATGAAGATCGGAGTTATGTTCGGTTCTCCAGAAACTACTACTGGTGGAAATGCATTAAAGTTTTATAGTACGATCCGTTTAGATATTCGTAAGATAGAAACTCTTAAAGAGAAGGAAGAAGCCACAGGGAATAGAGTGCGTGTAAAAGTTGTAAAAAACAAAATGGCACCACCTTTCCGCCAGGCGGAATTCGACATAATCTTTAACACCGGAATCAGCCGAGAAAGTTCTCTCGTTGACTTAGGGGTAAAACACGACATTATTAGCAAATCCGGGGCCTGGTATTCCTATAATACGGAAAAGATAGGCCAAGGAAAAGAAGCAGCTAAAGAATATCTGAAATCAAATCCAGAGATCGCATTCCAAGTAGAAAATATGGTAAGAGATCTGAATGGATTACCCCCTTTAGCACCTGACGGCAAACTACCACCTGCTCCGCCGTCAGAAGAAGCCCAAAAAGCAGCAGGCTAA
- a CDS encoding HIT family protein has translation MAQKTLVVSPDCPICAVLRGAKIPGLIHQNSSFIIRHAPEDKKIPGYLYIEPISHREKYSDWDPKEFKDLGETLQFATDWIQKKYSPPKIYTVLVAEKVAHMHFHLIPRYEDIKGPEYIRLALEGLASAPVGIPFPKFE, from the coding sequence ATGGCCCAAAAGACATTAGTCGTTTCTCCAGATTGCCCCATTTGCGCAGTGTTGCGTGGGGCAAAGATCCCAGGTTTAATCCACCAAAATTCTTCTTTTATCATTCGTCATGCACCTGAGGATAAAAAAATCCCAGGTTATCTGTACATTGAACCAATTTCTCACAGAGAAAAATACTCAGACTGGGACCCTAAAGAATTCAAGGACTTAGGAGAGACACTCCAATTTGCAACTGATTGGATACAGAAGAAGTATTCTCCTCCTAAAATTTATACAGTCTTGGTCGCAGAAAAAGTAGCTCATATGCATTTTCACTTAATCCCTAGATACGAAGATATCAAGGGACCTGAATACATTCGATTAGCATTAGAAGGTCTTGCCTCGGCTCCGGTCGGTATACCATTCCCTAAATTCGAATGA
- a CDS encoding TldD/PmbA family protein encodes MNQSNIETLIDAGKKRKADFVEIYEEESRNSSISLRDQKIEQSLAATDYGIGIRLVYGTDVLYAYTSNDDQQHLLSLIHLLADSRGEVGNGSSTFTLPGDVSKYSFSKNIHDPRKVPPFRRLELLQTADTVARKVSSKIIQVGVSASDIVTNVLIANSEGLWVEDLRVRSRFFLSVTAENKGERFVASESPGALKGFEFFEGLAVEDIAQKAGERALFMLDAGYIEGKKMPVVMGNGFGGVIFHEACGHPLETEAIRKKSSPFVGKLGESIAQSCLTAYDDGTIEEQYGSLKVDDEGMPTQKTLLIENGILKAYLADRIGSMETGSARTGSGRRESYQYAPVSRMRNTYIEAGKDSLDEMFASVDFGLYAKRMGGGSVNPATGEFNFAVEEGYVIRNGKISEPVRGATLIGKGHEILPKISMVGKDLELAAGTCGASSGSIPVTVGQPSLKVDEILVGGR; translated from the coding sequence ATGAATCAATCCAATATAGAAACCCTGATTGACGCGGGTAAAAAAAGAAAAGCAGACTTTGTAGAAATTTACGAAGAAGAATCCAGGAATTCTTCTATCTCGCTGAGAGACCAGAAGATAGAACAATCACTTGCGGCAACTGATTACGGGATCGGGATCCGATTGGTATATGGGACTGATGTTTTGTATGCATATACGAGTAATGACGACCAACAACATTTACTTTCTTTAATTCACTTGCTCGCTGACTCAAGGGGAGAAGTTGGAAATGGCTCGAGCACATTTACACTTCCCGGCGATGTTTCTAAATATTCTTTTTCTAAAAATATCCATGATCCTAGAAAAGTTCCTCCATTTAGAAGGTTGGAGCTCCTACAAACTGCGGACACGGTCGCTAGAAAAGTTTCCTCCAAGATCATACAAGTAGGAGTAAGCGCTTCCGATATAGTTACGAATGTTCTGATCGCAAACTCGGAAGGACTTTGGGTAGAAGATCTTAGGGTCAGAAGTAGATTTTTCCTTTCTGTGACTGCGGAAAATAAGGGAGAAAGATTCGTAGCGAGTGAATCACCAGGTGCTTTAAAAGGATTCGAATTTTTTGAAGGTTTAGCCGTAGAAGATATAGCGCAAAAGGCTGGAGAGAGAGCTCTTTTCATGTTGGATGCTGGTTATATAGAAGGTAAAAAAATGCCTGTGGTCATGGGTAATGGTTTTGGTGGAGTAATTTTCCACGAAGCATGTGGCCATCCTTTGGAAACTGAGGCAATCCGCAAAAAATCTTCTCCTTTTGTAGGAAAACTGGGAGAGTCAATCGCTCAGTCCTGTCTTACCGCTTACGACGACGGGACGATCGAAGAACAATACGGTTCCTTGAAAGTGGATGATGAGGGTATGCCTACACAAAAAACACTTCTGATAGAAAACGGAATTTTAAAAGCATATCTTGCTGATAGGATCGGATCTATGGAAACAGGATCCGCTAGAACTGGAAGTGGAAGAAGAGAATCTTACCAATACGCGCCGGTTTCCAGAATGAGGAACACATATATAGAAGCTGGGAAAGATTCTTTGGATGAGATGTTTGCTTCCGTAGATTTTGGACTGTATGCAAAAAGAATGGGTGGTGGTTCAGTAAATCCAGCTACTGGAGAATTCAATTTTGCGGTAGAAGAAGGTTACGTGATCCGAAATGGAAAAATTTCCGAGCCGGTGAGGGGAGCTACTCTGATCGGCAAAGGTCATGAAATTCTCCCTAAAATTTCCATGGTTGGAAAAGACTTGGAACTGGCTGCTGGAACCTGCGGGGCTTCTTCCGGTTCTATCCCTGTAACTGTAGGACAACCTTCACTTAAAGTGGATGAGATCCTAGTAGGGGGAAGATAA